A single region of the Pan troglodytes isolate AG18354 chromosome 18, NHGRI_mPanTro3-v2.0_pri, whole genome shotgun sequence genome encodes:
- the NUP93 gene encoding nuclear pore complex protein Nup93 isoform X2 produces MAEEYHRESMLVEWEQVKQRILHTLLASGEDALDFTQESEPSYISDVGPPGRSSLDNIEMAYARQIYIYNEKIVNGHLQPNLVDLCASVAELDDKSISDMWTMVKQMTDVLLTPATDALKNRSSVEVRMEFVRQALAYLEQSYKNYTLVTVFGNLHQAQLGGVPGTYQLVRSFLNIKLPAPLPGLQDGEVEGHPVWALIYYCMRCGDLLAASQVVNRAQHQLGEFKTWFQEYMNSKDRRLSPATENKLRLHYRRALRNNTDPYKRAVYCIIGRCDVTDNQSEVADKTEDYLWLKLNQVCFDDDGTSSPQDRLTLSQFQKQLLEDYGESHFTVNQQPFLYFQVLFLTAQFEAAVAFLFRMERLRCHAVHVALVLFELKLLLKSSGQSAQLLSHEPGDPPCMRRLNFVRLLMLYTRKFESTDPREALQYFYFLRDEKDSQGENMFLRCVSELVIESREFDMILGKLENDGSRKPGVIDKFTSDTKPIINKVASVAENKGLFEEAAKLYDLAKNADKVLELMNKLLSPVVPQISAPQSNKERLKNMALSIAERYRAQGISANKFVDSTFYLLLDLITFFDEYHSGHIDRAFDIIERLKLVPLNQESVEERVAAFRNFSDEIRHNLSEVLLATMNILFTQFKRLKGTSPSSSSRPQRVIEDRDSQLRSQARTLITFAGMIPYRTSGDTNARLVQMEVLMN; encoded by the exons ATGGCTGAGGAGTACCATCGGGAGTCAATGTTGGTTGAGTGGGAGCAAGTGAAACAGCGAATTCTGCACACACTGCTGGCATCAGGAGAAGACGCCCTTGACTTTACTCAAGAAAGCGAG CCAAGCTACATCAGTGATGTGGGACCCCCTGGTCGAAGCTCTCTGGATAACATCGAGATGGCCTATGCGCGGCAA ATTTATATCTATAATGAGAAAATTGTAAATGGACACCTGCAGCCTAACCTGGTGGACCTTTGTGCTTCCGTCGCAGAGCTGGATGATAAG AGCATTTCTGACATGTGGACCATGGTAAAACAAATGACAGACGTGTTGTTGACACCGGCAACTGATGCCCTGAAGAACCGCAGCAGCGTGGAAGTGCGCATGGAGTTTGTCAGGCAGGCCTTGGCGTACCTTGAGCAGAG tTATAAGAATTACACCCTTGTGACTGTCTTTGGAAATTTGCATCAGGCCCAGCTGGGCGGGGTGCCTGGGACTTACCAGTTGGTTCGAAGTTTCCTGAACATTAAACTGCCAGCTCCCTTGCCTGGACTACAG GATGGAGAGGTGGAAGGCCATCCTGTGTGGGCACTAATTTACTACTGCATGCGCTGTGGAGACCTGCTTGCCGCTTCACAGGTAGTTAATCGAGCCCAGCACCAGCTGGGAGAGTTTAAAACCTGGTTCCAGGAGTACATGAACAGCAAGGACAGAAG ATTGTCCCCAGCTACGGAAAACAAGCTCCGGCTGCATTACCGTAGGGCCCTCAGGAACAATACAGATCCCTACAAGCGGGCCGTGTACTGTATCATTGGCAGATGTGACGTCACCGACAACCAGAGTGAAGTGGCGGACAAAACTGAGGATTACCTGTGGCTGAAG TTGAACCAAGTGTGTTTTGATGACGATGGCACCAGCTCCCCACAAGACAGGCTCACTCTCTCACAGTTCCAGAAGCAGTTGTTGGAAGACTATG gCGAGTCCCACTTTACGGTGAACCAGCAACCCTTCCTCTACTTCCAAGTCCTGTTCCTGACAGCGCAGTTTGAAGCAGCAGTTGCCTTTCTTTTCCGCATGGAGCGGCTGCGCTGCCATGCTGTCCATGTAGCACTGGTGCTGTTTGAGCTGAAGCTGCTTTTAAAGTCCTCTGGACAGAGTGCTCAGCTCC TCAGCCACGAGCCTGGTGACCCTCCTTGCATGCGGCGGCTGAACTTTGTGCGGCTCCTCATGCTGTACACCCGGAAGTTTGAGTCCACGGACCCAAGGGAAGCCCTCCAGTACTTCTATTTCCTCAG GGATGAGAAAGATAGTCAAGGAGAAAACATGTTTCTGCGCTGTGTGAGTGAGCTTGTGATTGAAAGCCGAGAG TTCGATATGATTCTTGGGAAACTAGAGAATGACGGAAGTAGAAAG CCTGGAGTCATAGATAAGTTTACTAGTGACACAAAGCCTATAATCAACAAAGTTGCTTCCGTGGCAGAAAATAAAGGACTGTTTGAAGAGGCAGCAAAGCTGTATGACCTTGCCAAG AATGCTGACAAGGTACTGGAGCTGATGAACAAACTGCTGAGCCCTGTCGTCCCCCAGATCAGTGCCCCGCAATCCAACAAGGAGAGGCTGAAGAACATGGCACTCTCCATTGCCGAACG GTATAGGGCTCAAGGAATAAGCGCAAATAAATTTGTGGACTCCACGTTCTATCTTCTTTTGGACTTGATCACCTTTTTTGACGAGTATCATAGTGGTCATATTGATAGAGCTTTTGAT ATCATTGAGCGCTTGAAGCTGGTGCCCCTGAATCAGGAAAGTGTGGAAGAGAGAGTGGCTGCCTTCAGAAATTTCAGTGATGAA ATCAGGCACAACCTCTCAGAAGTGCTTCTTGCCACCATGAACATCTTGTTCACACAGTTTAAGAGGCTGAAGGGGACAAGTCCATCCTCGTCATCCAGGCCCCAGCGAGTCATCGAGGACCGCGACTCT